In Halobaculum sp. XH14, a single genomic region encodes these proteins:
- a CDS encoding Zn-ribbon domain-containing protein, producing the protein MPHQCTNCGRTFADGSKEMLSGCPNCGSNKFQFRPGGTADAGDPADASHGTGGGAAGDAAAGGADGIDTGDGSAADATDAGAGASAADPDATTTDAEQVGPGEEDGAQAAARSEMVSSADLPSDGDDSRRWTPPETGASGGPGAAGSGEDGDDGQPAGENDPDLAALREKLNDQFESIRILNPGQYELNLMELYDRDEYIISLREDGRYVIEMPETWGPEDE; encoded by the coding sequence ATGCCACACCAGTGTACCAACTGCGGGCGCACGTTCGCCGACGGCTCCAAGGAGATGCTCTCGGGCTGCCCGAACTGCGGCAGCAACAAGTTCCAATTCCGCCCGGGGGGAACCGCCGACGCAGGCGACCCGGCGGACGCCAGCCACGGAACCGGCGGGGGAGCCGCCGGCGACGCGGCCGCGGGCGGTGCCGACGGAATCGACACCGGTGACGGATCCGCTGCGGACGCAACCGACGCCGGGGCGGGCGCTTCCGCCGCCGATCCGGACGCGACCACCACCGACGCCGAGCAGGTCGGACCCGGCGAGGAGGACGGCGCACAGGCGGCCGCCCGCAGCGAGATGGTGAGCAGTGCCGACCTGCCGAGCGACGGGGACGACTCCCGCCGCTGGACTCCACCCGAAACGGGGGCGTCCGGGGGGCCCGGAGCGGCGGGTTCCGGCGAGGACGGCGACGACGGGCAGCCTGCCGGGGAGAACGACCCCGACCTCGCCGCGCTGCGCGAGAAGCTGAACGACCAGTTCGAGTCCATCCGCATCCTCAACCCCGGCCAGTACGAACTCAACCTGATGGAGCTGTACGATCGGGACGAGTACATCATCTCCCTCCGCGAGGACGGCCGCTACGTCATCGAGATGCCCGAGACCTGGGGGCCCGAGGACGAGTAA
- a CDS encoding DUF7090 family protein, whose translation MDYRLATGDTDTTIPGGTGLLLLHPSIGETDRIDTDFLKIDTDRFLVVSTRTTAREVEQKLEHYDVDESRADILDTISVERGYSRRSSDHLHYVSSPDDLDGVVMQVESFLADTAGKRRVSVDSLTEMAYYADVDETYEASAAILDLLVEHDAVGLFHLSKEVHDQGTLDRFRNLFDGVIDLTGDGDVSVELR comes from the coding sequence ATGGATTACAGGCTCGCCACGGGAGACACCGACACCACCATCCCGGGGGGAACCGGACTGCTCCTCCTCCACCCCAGCATCGGCGAGACGGACCGCATCGACACCGACTTTCTGAAGATCGACACCGACCGATTCCTCGTCGTCTCCACCCGAACCACCGCCCGGGAGGTCGAACAGAAGCTCGAACACTACGACGTCGACGAGTCCCGCGCCGACATCCTCGACACCATCTCGGTCGAACGCGGCTACTCCCGGCGCTCCTCGGACCACCTCCACTACGTCTCCTCGCCCGACGACCTCGACGGCGTGGTGATGCAGGTCGAGTCGTTCCTCGCGGACACCGCCGGCAAGCGGCGCGTCAGCGTCGACTCGCTCACCGAGATGGCCTACTACGCGGACGTGGACGAGACGTACGAGGCGTCGGCGGCCATCCTGGACCTGCTGGTCGAACACGACGCAGTCGGGCTGTTTCACCTCTCGAAGGAGGTCCACGACCAGGGGACGCTCGACCGCTTCCGCAACCTCTTCGACGGCGTCATCGACCTCACGGGCGACGGGGACGTCTCGGTCGAACTGCGGTAG
- a CDS encoding MATE family efflux transporter, translating into MLGSLRERTRNALLSFPAALAKLNLLDRRKGEEAFDLAVPQMVTGGMRTLLRAADFLMVSLYAGGAAVAALEFGFQYYFIPFGLALALTSGTISVVSRLKGAGDHGEANFVIKQSLWLALLVSVPITVCSYFFAEELVGVLSNDARTVELGGAYLRIVMYSVAFRFWSMIAARALAGSGDTRTPMYVRLLTLPTNIALNALLIFGLAGFPELGIRGAAWGTTAANVLAGVIFAGTLLSGRYSVRFPVRGKQWDWGHARELVRVSLPLAGTRLSRTFGRFPFLFILGLLGTNVVAAYAIGRRVMLLALMPAWGYSTASSTLVGQALGAGDEAEADDYGWQTLRLALVTQLLIAAGIFLAARPLAAAFNSEDLPLTVTFIRVFGLGVAGFSVSRTMRGALRGAGDTRWPLYGGLISTYVVRLPVAVLALPVAYSVTVFAGPLATSLGLPETVVPLPGLGLGLLAVYLAILGDMYARAAVNLVRYWSGAWKDVARRAGVGSTAD; encoded by the coding sequence ATGCTCGGCTCGCTTCGCGAGCGCACCCGGAACGCCCTCCTGTCGTTCCCGGCGGCGCTCGCGAAACTGAACCTGCTCGACCGGCGAAAGGGCGAGGAGGCGTTCGACCTGGCCGTCCCGCAGATGGTCACCGGCGGGATGCGGACGCTGCTGCGCGCCGCCGACTTCCTCATGGTGAGCCTCTACGCCGGCGGGGCCGCCGTCGCCGCCCTGGAGTTCGGCTTCCAGTACTACTTCATCCCGTTCGGGCTGGCGCTCGCGCTCACCTCCGGCACCATCAGCGTCGTCTCCCGGCTGAAGGGGGCGGGCGACCACGGCGAGGCGAACTTCGTCATCAAGCAGTCGCTGTGGCTCGCGCTGCTGGTTTCCGTGCCGATCACCGTCTGCAGCTACTTCTTCGCCGAGGAACTGGTCGGCGTGCTCTCGAACGACGCCCGGACCGTCGAACTCGGCGGCGCGTACCTCCGCATCGTGATGTACTCGGTCGCGTTCCGCTTCTGGTCGATGATCGCCGCCCGCGCGCTCGCCGGGTCGGGCGACACACGGACGCCGATGTACGTCCGCCTGCTCACGCTGCCGACGAACATCGCCCTCAACGCCCTGCTCATCTTCGGGCTCGCCGGCTTTCCCGAACTCGGCATCCGCGGGGCCGCCTGGGGCACCACCGCGGCGAACGTCCTCGCGGGAGTCATCTTCGCCGGCACGCTCCTCTCGGGACGGTACTCGGTCAGGTTCCCCGTCCGGGGCAAGCAGTGGGACTGGGGCCACGCGCGGGAACTCGTCCGTGTGAGCCTCCCGCTCGCCGGAACCCGCCTCTCCAGGACGTTCGGGCGCTTCCCGTTCCTGTTCATCCTCGGCCTGCTCGGCACGAACGTCGTGGCCGCCTACGCCATCGGCCGCCGGGTGATGCTGCTCGCGTTGATGCCCGCCTGGGGCTACTCGACCGCCTCCTCCACGCTCGTGGGCCAGGCGCTCGGCGCGGGGGACGAGGCGGAAGCCGACGATTACGGCTGGCAGACCCTTCGACTCGCGCTCGTTACGCAGTTGCTCATCGCGGCGGGAATCTTCCTCGCCGCCCGGCCCCTGGCGGCCGCGTTCAACTCCGAGGACCTCCCGCTCACGGTGACGTTCATCCGCGTGTTCGGGCTCGGCGTCGCGGGCTTTTCCGTCTCGCGGACGATGCGCGGCGCGCTCCGGGGAGCCGGAGACACGCGGTGGCCGCTGTACGGCGGACTCATCAGCACCTACGTCGTCCGGCTCCCCGTCGCGGTGCTCGCGCTTCCGGTCGCCTACTCGGTCACGGTGTTCGCCGGCCCGCTCGCGACGTCGCTCGGGCTCCCCGAGACCGTCGTCCCCCTGCCGGGGCTGGGACTCGGCCTGCTTGCCGTGTATCTCGCCATCCTCGGGGACATGTACGCCCGGGCGGCCGTGAACCTCGTCCGGTACTGGAGCGGCGCGTGGAAGGACGTCGCTCGGCGGGCCGGTGTCGGGTCGACGGCCGACTGA
- a CDS encoding DUF7089 family protein, giving the protein MFSRREVGDDLPAALGEEVASVRESHAPDCVVLDAARDFETVPPAAVEDLGLLVDALDPASSPSEWLPDDAPQALVRYAGGDFTVGMPGDGTVVSTRQTDPPTVIVKKRAEGTPRPFLAFLLAEAFVERSADVPEQFLPFFGEQYRELADVVPLGPPEVYQLAAALFDAWVGLHTRPVFASWGNDDAGDACPRLHEAWVDAGERLTGRLGDLSGEVARGRTSFPAATEYACSAVKHDLDLPSPFDALDATAYREHGAEYAVRWAEKTFETLS; this is encoded by the coding sequence GTGTTCTCACGACGCGAGGTCGGCGACGACCTGCCGGCGGCCCTCGGCGAGGAGGTCGCGTCCGTCCGCGAGTCGCACGCGCCGGACTGCGTCGTCCTCGATGCCGCCCGGGACTTCGAGACGGTCCCACCCGCCGCGGTGGAGGACCTCGGACTGCTAGTCGACGCGCTCGACCCGGCGAGCTCCCCGAGCGAGTGGCTCCCGGACGATGCGCCGCAGGCGCTCGTTCGGTACGCCGGCGGCGATTTTACCGTCGGGATGCCCGGCGACGGCACGGTGGTTTCGACCCGACAGACCGACCCGCCGACGGTCATCGTCAAGAAACGCGCGGAGGGAACGCCGCGCCCGTTCCTCGCGTTTCTGCTCGCCGAGGCGTTCGTCGAACGCTCGGCGGACGTGCCCGAGCAGTTCCTCCCGTTCTTCGGCGAGCAGTACCGCGAGCTGGCCGACGTCGTCCCGCTCGGCCCGCCGGAGGTGTACCAGCTCGCGGCCGCCCTGTTCGACGCCTGGGTCGGCCTCCACACCCGTCCGGTCTTCGCATCGTGGGGGAACGATGACGCCGGTGACGCCTGCCCGCGGCTCCACGAGGCGTGGGTCGACGCCGGCGAGCGGCTGACGGGTCGACTCGGGGACCTCTCGGGGGAGGTGGCTCGGGGCCGGACGTCGTTCCCGGCGGCGACCGAGTACGCCTGTTCTGCCGTCAAACACGACCTCGACCTCCCGTCGCCGTTCGACGCGCTGGACGCGACCGCCTACCGCGAACACGGCGCGGAGTACGCGGTCAGATGGGCCGAAAAGACGTTCGAGACGCTCTCCTGA